The following proteins come from a genomic window of Fibrobacter sp.:
- a CDS encoding tetratricopeptide repeat protein, with the protein MEKRIMATHTAEMSIESLESRYRRDPAPRIFPRLADAYREEGNIDKAIEICLNGLDLYPSNVTGRIVLGRCYFEMGKLNEAAVELKKVCSIDRRNQAAIKMLADIFVKQGMEHKAGDLYHLLSRSDPFNKLLAQFCSRYKSTGKTDLFDILGISQPGGYSAQVQSAPIPQEVFPDAEDFSDQEPGFQEIPSQAEGLEAMTSEDFERQFAMVEQSADDPSSGMEFPEQEPEFQEVTDQSDVLQEVAEPELEQQFDIAGEEVEEENAAEISGDDISSRMSMMFEGNVSGESQTVEPEEVQNVFPQESEIAEELPDISSSEPESISGQDVSSRIEELFSGSAGKAKEQGEAVEKAVSTDEKSAEEKGPIDELRDIIQNELSPEFEETLQYDRSELNKELLNDNGSGDQSGPLTEDLIADDSRAEMDLLAEAESGDSGDFSGSELLDDSDRTESAVQEDDLQLISTGEESAGTDDSSFQDQFNAHAEDNNLIEDGPEKLDEIPELISTNATGDVNFQDPFISEAADTGEKADSGIVEVPDLQIPDGTDDLLEDLIVTDDENLELIELKDDASELTGDQLLDLSGESGQIPELKSTEADQESETPVPAEAFSGEARDEFCVSELSGGEGTEVSGGEIPELQELSNDSDLSTGTQEKDVDNVG; encoded by the coding sequence ATGGAGAAAAGGATAATGGCCACCCACACTGCTGAAATGTCTATAGAATCACTTGAGAGTCGTTACAGAAGAGATCCGGCACCGCGGATCTTTCCCCGTCTTGCGGACGCTTACAGAGAAGAGGGCAATATTGACAAGGCGATTGAGATCTGTCTGAACGGGCTTGACCTGTATCCTTCAAATGTCACTGGCCGCATTGTCCTCGGGCGCTGCTACTTTGAGATGGGAAAACTGAATGAAGCTGCTGTCGAGTTAAAAAAAGTATGCTCTATAGACCGCAGGAATCAGGCTGCCATTAAGATGCTGGCTGATATTTTTGTAAAGCAGGGAATGGAACACAAGGCCGGTGATCTCTACCATCTTTTAAGCAGAAGTGATCCGTTTAATAAATTGCTCGCCCAGTTCTGTTCCAGGTACAAATCAACGGGGAAAACCGACCTCTTCGATATTCTGGGAATCAGTCAGCCGGGTGGGTATTCTGCTCAGGTACAGTCAGCGCCGATTCCGCAGGAGGTCTTTCCGGATGCGGAAGATTTTTCAGATCAGGAGCCCGGGTTCCAGGAGATTCCATCACAGGCTGAGGGTCTTGAGGCGATGACCAGTGAGGACTTTGAACGTCAGTTCGCGATGGTAGAGCAGTCCGCTGATGATCCCTCATCGGGAATGGAGTTTCCCGAACAGGAACCGGAGTTTCAGGAGGTTACAGATCAGAGCGATGTTCTTCAGGAGGTAGCGGAGCCGGAGCTGGAGCAGCAATTCGATATAGCGGGTGAAGAGGTCGAGGAGGAGAATGCTGCTGAGATCAGCGGTGATGATATAAGCAGCAGAATGTCAATGATGTTTGAGGGCAATGTCTCCGGAGAGTCTCAAACAGTTGAACCTGAAGAGGTGCAAAATGTTTTTCCTCAGGAATCAGAGATTGCTGAAGAACTGCCCGATATTTCCTCATCGGAACCGGAATCGATTTCTGGCCAGGATGTTTCATCGAGGATAGAGGAGCTTTTCAGCGGCTCTGCCGGTAAAGCTAAAGAGCAGGGAGAAGCGGTTGAGAAGGCAGTCTCCACAGATGAGAAATCGGCAGAGGAAAAAGGACCCATTGATGAACTTCGGGATATAATCCAGAATGAACTGTCCCCTGAATTCGAAGAAACACTTCAGTATGACAGATCAGAACTGAATAAAGAATTGCTGAATGATAACGGGAGCGGAGATCAATCCGGTCCCCTGACTGAGGATCTGATCGCGGATGACAGCAGGGCTGAGATGGATCTTCTTGCCGAAGCGGAGAGTGGAGATAGTGGTGATTTTTCCGGTTCTGAATTGCTGGATGACAGTGACAGGACTGAGAGTGCGGTTCAGGAGGATGATCTGCAGTTGATTTCCACCGGCGAAGAATCCGCGGGAACGGATGACAGCTCGTTTCAGGACCAGTTCAACGCTCATGCGGAAGACAACAACCTTATCGAAGATGGCCCTGAGAAGCTCGATGAGATACCGGAACTGATTTCGACCAATGCTACCGGGGATGTTAATTTTCAGGATCCGTTTATTTCCGAAGCCGCGGATACAGGAGAGAAGGCAGATTCAGGAATAGTTGAAGTGCCTGACCTGCAGATTCCCGATGGTACAGATGACTTACTCGAAGATCTGATAGTTACAGATGATGAAAACCTGGAACTTATAGAGTTGAAGGACGATGCTTCAGAGTTAACAGGTGATCAGTTGCTGGATTTAAGCGGGGAGAGCGGGCAGATTCCGGAGTTAAAGAGTACAGAGGCTGATCAGGAGAGTGAGACTCCCGTTCCGGCAGAGGCGTTTTCCGGAGAGGCAAGAGATGAATTCTGCGTTTCAGAACTT
- the rfaE2 gene encoding D-glycero-beta-D-manno-heptose 1-phosphate adenylyltransferase: protein MQKGKPVVFSSVEEAADFLRPLRAGGKTIVTTNGCFDLLHTGHVKYLLEAASLGDLLVVGINSDASVRKLKGISRPIQKGADRAFLVASLKMVDCAFLFEEDDPRAFLEVLRPDIHVKGGDYLPERLPEKETVEKHGGVIRLLNFEKGYSTSSIVDRIIKSSKQAV from the coding sequence ATGCAAAAAGGGAAACCAGTGGTATTCAGCAGTGTAGAGGAAGCCGCGGATTTTTTAAGACCTCTGAGGGCGGGCGGAAAGACTATTGTAACAACCAACGGATGTTTTGATCTGCTTCATACTGGCCATGTCAAATATCTTCTCGAGGCTGCATCGCTTGGTGATCTTCTTGTGGTTGGAATCAACTCTGATGCCTCGGTAAGAAAACTCAAAGGTATCTCACGACCGATTCAGAAGGGGGCAGACAGGGCCTTCCTTGTGGCATCATTGAAAATGGTGGACTGTGCTTTTCTGTTTGAGGAGGATGATCCCAGAGCATTCCTGGAGGTACTCAGACCTGATATCCACGTAAAGGGCGGCGATTACCTTCCTGAGCGACTTCCTGAGAAGGAAACGGTTGAGAAGCATGGAGGGGTGATCCGGCTGCTTAATTTTGAAAAGGGTTACTCAACTTCCTCCATAGTGGATAGAATCATTAAATCCTCAAAGCAGGCTGTTTGA
- a CDS encoding YbhB/YbcL family Raf kinase inhibitor-like protein: MQEVPERYTIDGEGVSPPLAWDNIPENTKSLVLLVDDQDAPGGNFVHWLLYDIPPSVRKLPEFQNGSGILPNGAVQGINSSGRIGYFRFSPPYGTHRYVFKIFALDKKLNLPPGKDKKQIERAMDGHVIAQGELLGVYAR; the protein is encoded by the coding sequence ATGCAGGAGGTTCCGGAGAGATACACTATCGACGGAGAAGGTGTTTCTCCACCTCTGGCATGGGATAATATACCGGAAAACACGAAGAGTCTGGTGTTGTTAGTGGATGATCAAGATGCTCCGGGTGGTAATTTTGTTCACTGGCTCCTCTATGATATTCCTCCATCGGTGAGAAAATTACCTGAGTTTCAAAATGGCAGCGGAATACTTCCAAACGGCGCTGTTCAGGGTATAAACAGTTCGGGTAGAATCGGTTATTTCCGGTTCTCTCCTCCATACGGGACTCACAGGTATGTTTTCAAGATCTTTGCTCTGGACAAGAAACTCAATCTTCCACCGGGAAAAGACAAAAAACAGATCGAACGGGCGATGGATGGGCATGTGATTGCACAGGGCGAGTTGCTTGGGGTGTATGCAAGGTAA